The following proteins are encoded in a genomic region of Mus caroli chromosome 18, CAROLI_EIJ_v1.1, whole genome shotgun sequence:
- the St8sia3 gene encoding sia-alpha-2,3-Gal-beta-1,4-GlcNAc-R:alpha 2,8-sialyltransferase: MRNCKMARVASVLGLVMLSVALLILSLISYVSLKKENIFTTPKYASPGAPRMYMFHAGFRSQFALKFLDQSFVPITNSLTHELQEKPSKWTFNRTAFLHQRQEILQHVDVIKNFSLTKNSVRIGQLMHYDYSSHKYVFSISNNFRSLLPDVSPIMNKRYNICAVVGNSGILTGSQCGQEIDKSDFVFRCNFAPTEAFHKDVGRKTNLTTFNPSILEKYYNNLLTIQDRNNFFLSLKKLDGAILWIPAFFFHTSATVTRTLVDFFVEHRGQLKVQLAWPGNIMQHVNRYWKNKHLSPKRLSTGILMYTLASAICEEIHLYGFWPFGFDPNTREDLPYHYYDKKGTKFTTKWQESHQLPAEFQLLYRMHGEGLTKLTLSHCA; this comes from the exons ATGAGAAATTGCAAAATGGCCCGAGTCGCCAGTGTGCTTGGGCTAGTCATGCTCAGCGTGGCCCTGCTGATTTTATCGCTTATCAGCTACGTGTCTCTGAAAAAGGAGAACATCTTCACCACTCCCAAGTACGCCAGCCCGGGGGCGCCCCGAATGTACATGTTCCACGCGGGATTCCG GTCGCAGTTTGCACTGAAGTTTCTAGACCAGTCATTTGTGCCCATTACGAATTCTCTCACCCATGAACTCCAGGAGAAACCTTCTAAATGGACATTTAATCGGACAGCGTTTTTACATCAAAG gcaAGAAATTCTTCAGCATGtcgatgtaataaaaaatttttctttGACCAAGAATAGTGTTCGGATTGGACAACTGATGCACTATGATTATTCCAGCCATAAATATGTCTTCTCTATTAGCAATAACTTCCGGTCCCTGCTCCCAGATGTGTCGCCCATTATGAATAAGCGTTATAATATTTGTGCTGTGGTTGGAAACAGTGGAATCTTGACAGGGAGTCAGTGTGGACAAGAAATAGATAAATCAGATTTTGTTTTTCGATGCAATTTTGCCCCGACAGAGGCTTTCCACAAAGATGTTGGAAGGAAGACCAACCTCACAACCTTCAATCCGAGCATCTTAGAAAAATATTACAACAATCTTTTAACCATTCAGGACCGTAACAACTTCTTCCTCAGTTTAAAAAAGCTTGATGGGGCCATACTTTGGATCCCTGCATTTTTCTTCCACACGTCTGCAACTGTAACGAGAACGTTAGTGGATTTTTTTGTTGAGCACAGAGGTCAGTTAAAGGTCCAGTTGGCTTGGCCTGGAAATATCATGCAACATGTCAACAg GtactggaaaaacaaacaccTCTCACCCAAACGACTGAGCACAGGTATCCTTATGTATACTCTTGCATCTGCAATATGTGAAGAGATCCACTTGTACGGTTTCTGGCCTTTTGGATTTGACCCCAACACCAGGGAGGATCTGCCCTACCACTACTATGACAAAAAAGGAACCAAATTTACCACCAAGTGGCAGGAGTCTCACCAGCTGCCTGCTGAGTTTCAGCTGCTCTATCGAATGCATGGGGAAGGGCTCACGAAGCTTACTCTGTCACACTGTGCCTAA